The genomic segment tcataaagtgCTGTTTTTTCTATGAAATCAAAGCATATAGTGATTATCCAATAATATAATCCAATAAGCACCATGAAAGTGATAGTTATGACTCAACTACTTCAAATTCTTCTAAAGTCATGTGATTGCTTTGTGCAAGGAATAGACtgatatttaaagggatagtccacctaaaaatgaaaattcagttgtCATTTACTTACAATCAAGTTGTACCAaacctgtattttttttcttcttctgttgaacacaaaataagatatattGAGGTATATAGGTAAATCAACAAGAAACTATTTAGTtacaaattcttcaaaatataacaACTCGAGGGTGAATAAGTGATGacagattttacatttttggctgaactatctgTTAAAGTAATTTTACTGAAAAGCAATAATTTCTTCCACTGTAACTCTTAAATCTTGTTCACTTGCACTAcaaatcaaaagtttggggtggtataatttttttatgtttttgaaaagacccagtaaatataaaaaaaaataaaaacagcaaaatacagtaaaaatagtaatattgttaaatattattacaatttaaaatgattaaaatgttttctattttaatatattttcaatgtaatttattaattacagcaaagctgaattttcagcatcgttactccagtcttcagtgtcacatgatccttcagaaatcattctgatatgctgatttgatgctcaaggaacatttattatcaaggttgaaaacagctgttcctcttaatatttttttgtgaaaaaatgtgaGACATTATTTTAGGATTCATTCAgcagtttaaaataaacagcatttattgtgaaatataaatcaTTTGGAAGGTTATAATTTTCTTGACTGCcgtatttgatcaatttaatgcatcctgaataaaagtaagtttaaaacaaacaaaaaaatctttctgaccccAGATTTTGGACTGTGGTTTATGTGTATGTTCAAACTTGCCAAATTCAAACTCTTGCATCTCTCATAAATGATAGTGATGCAACACACTTGAATGTTATACAGGTCTGAAATGTCATGAGTGATTGATTGAAAGATAAtttcttgggtgaactattccaatAACCTTACAGTAAATGTACTCTTCTGATATGAAGCTTGTGTTTCTCAACTCTTTCCTCTGACGGTTCAGGGCGAATATTGTTGTGCAGTGTGAGAACTGGTGGAATTTGGCCAAGCAGTTTGCCAGTCGCAGCCCTCCCTTACATATGCTGTCCAGCACAGTCCAGCGGACTCTAATGAAAGCCCTGGTCCTGGGTGGCTTTGCTCATATGGATTCTGATACCAAACAGCAATACTGGGCCGAGGTGAGAAGAAAATTATTATAGAGAAATATTTGGAAGATCAAGCATTATTGCTAATGAGAACACAAAGCAGTGAAAAAAACAGGAGTTTATGAAGCATAGCCTCATGACTCCttgtctctttctgtctctgcaCTGCAGGTACTGCATCCACTCCAGCAGCGCTTCCTCAACCTCATTAACCAGGAGAACTTCGCCCAGATCTGTCAAGAGGAAGCCGTGAAGCAGGAGATTGTTGCCACCCTGGAAGCTCTGTGCGGCATCGCAGAAGCGACGCAGATCGACAATGTGGCATCTCTCTTCAGCTTCCTCATGGACTTCCTGTCTAGCTGCATTGGCCTCATGGAGGTCTACAGAAACTCGCCAGAAACGGTCAACCTCATCATAGAGGTGTTTGTGGAAGTGGCCCACAAACAAATCTGCTACTTGGGCGAAGTGAGACATTAGCGCTTGCATTAATTTTGACGTGATCACACATTTTGAATGTGCGCATCCTGAATATGTATTTCAATGCACCACGTCTCTGTCTCCACAGACCAAGTCTATGAAACTGTACGAGGTGTGCTTGACGCTGCTGCAGGTTTACTCCAAGAACAATCTGGGTCGCAAGAGACTAGATGTAGCCGCAGAGGAGGACCAGTACCAGGACCTTCTGCTCATCATGGAGCTCCTCACCAACCTGCTCTCCAAAGAGTTCATTGACTTCAGTGACACTGGTATGAGCGTTCATTCATGATTCACGTCATTTGCATCACAGCTTGTGAGCGTTTACATGAGAGAGATTAGGAGTAACCGTGTTTTTTGTGCAGATGAGGTGTTCCGCGGGCAGGAGCAGAGCTCTGGTGCCGGACGGGCCGTATCAGCTGCTGATGTTGTGTTGTATGGGGTGAATATTGTGTTGCCCCTCATGTCTCAGGACTTGCTTAAGGTAAAATTCAACTTTTGAGTTTGAGCtgtgttttgaaaatgattaaagatGCTCTTATATGTTATTTCTTGTTTAAGGTGTACTGTACTGAAacactctttctttctcttgtaCCCAGTTCCCTTCTCTGTGTAACCAGTATTATAAGCTCATCACCTTCATCTGTGAGATTTTCCCAGAGAAGATCCCGCAGCTGCCTGAGGAGCTCTTCAAAAGTCTCATGTGCTCCCTGGAGCTTGGCATGACCTCGTATCCTTGCTGTTTTTGTGTATACAGAAGAGAGTAACGTTATTTAAAGACAATATGCTAAGCATAGTGTTTTCTTTGTTGAGAGTTTGTTGTTGAATTACGGTGGGTACGGTCTAGTGTTTTTCCTTAACGCACTCTGCAGGATGAGCTCAGAGATCAGTCAGCTCTGTCTGGAGGCTCTATCCCCATTGGCTGAGCAGTGTGCCAAGACACAGGAAAAGGACACACCCCTATTTATTGCCACACGACATTTCCTTAAAGTGAGTCACATGATGTTTAAACCAGTGGTCAACTCGTGTGGGTTTTTAACAGGCGATGTCTGTTGCCATTCACAAACGTTCAAAATTTTGGGCCTGCTAAGGTTATGTTCGTTTGAAAGAAGtcacttctgctcaccaaggctgcatttatttgatcagaaatacagtaaaacagtaatattgtcaaatattgttacaatttaaaataagcgattttctattttaatatatttaatagaaaaatagaaatttaGTAGTCATaactcagaaatcattctgatatgctgatttggctctcaagaaacattattttatCAATCTTGAAAATGcagcttaatttttttgtgtgaattgTGAGGTatttctggattctttgattaaaagaaatttcagcattttttggaaaattaaaaaatgtcttttactgtcacttttgatcatttaaattcatccttgagtaaaattaatttctttcaaaaacaaaaatcttactgatcccaaacttttaaaccgagtacatgcactgtaaaaaaaaaagaaaaagttgagccaacttaaaattaaggcaaccaacttcagcagatttttgagtaataataattgttgttttaagtttatacaacaaaaagctggttgccttaattttaagttggctcaacttttttttttcttcttttttttttacagtgtaatacaacgacaaaagagaacatttaaATGCATCTCAGCATGATAAAGTAAACACGTTTTACACCATATTTACTCAATtcacaaagaaaaaatgtttttctattgACAAGGCTGTCAGTTATGGAgcccgtttccaccactgaaaaaaaaaagaaaaaaaaagaaggtaattgcgactctttatctcacaattctgcctttttctcacaattgcgagtttacatctcacagttctgactttttttgtcagaaaaatatgttctcagaattgagaagagtttatatcttgcagttcTGAATCTATAGCTCGCATTTGTACGTTtaaatcttgcaattctgagagaaTTGCTAAATGTTAATTAgtaattgcgagaaaaaagacagaattgtgagattaagtgtcataattaccttttttattttttattcagtggcggaaacgggcttccatagtcaGTAGATATGGACTCGCATAAAAGGGATGACAAATATGTCAGTATTATTTCTTGTCAGTATTAATTCATTGTAATATGTAGTTGTCTGAGATTAATACACATGtataaaatgttgatttaataatGGACATTTCTCTGTCACTCTCTCTTCCTGCATAGCTGGTGTTTGACATGCTTGTGCTCCAGAAGCACAACACTGAGATGACCGTAGCAGCTGGAGAAGCGCTCTATACACTAGTGTGCCTTCACCAGGTACGTTTTATGCTTATAATATGAATTTTAACTGAACGAAATGCATGATCTTGTGATGCATTAGCAGTCGATGTGGTGTTTGATAAGTGATGGTGTTTGTCTCAGGCGGAGTATTCAGAGCTGGTGGAGACGCTGCTCTCCAATCAGAGGGACGCTGTGATCTACCAGCGGCTGGCAGACGCGTTTAACAGCCTCACTGCCAGCAGCACGCCTCCAACCATGGACCGCAAGCAGAAGGTGGCCTTCCTGAAGAGCCTGGAGGAGTTTGTTGCCAATGTGGGGGGGCTTCTGTGTGTCAAATAAGCCACTTCCTCCAGCAACTGTCCGCAACAGCTTCCCCTCTCCACCCCCTCTACCACTCAGAGAAGCCTTTCACCATGCCAAACCATGGAGATGCTGAGACGCCTCTGGGCCTTCAGACACACATGCCTCCAGAGAGCAGAGAGGCTGGCGAAAGCCGAGAGGGGACGGCCGGTCATGATCGTCTCTGTCTGATCTGACCATTGTTTACTTTGCCACTGAGAGCTCCTCAGATGAACGTTTATGAAATGCAGAGGGGTGATCTTTCTGAAAACTGACCCCTTCCTTCCCCTTTTAGACATAAACATCCAAGtcttttgcagacgcttttccTCGAGTGCCTTTTGTATATGGTTTCTCACGGCTCGGATCCAGCTGTGTCTACAGTGACGAATAGAACCGTGTCCTACTTCTATCACGGTAACTAGGATTGTGAGCTGTGGTTGCCTTGATAACGAAAAAGCCTTTCCCAATGAAACTTTAATCGCAGGAAGGCCCTTTTGGAAAACCAAATCACTTTTGTGTTCAAggttgtatatatattttcaaaaaagacaaaaaatgaaagtgtttaaAAGAACTGAAAGGTTTTTATAAGATTATAGttgatggaatttttttttattgttatacaACTTCACCAGAAGGACAAGGGGCTAGTTTGAATTTTTCTTTGATTGATTTGAATGATTGTAGTTTTACTCTTTGTCATTTCGCCCTGATCGCAGTAGTATCACTGAAAGCGTTCTCGACAAAAATACAGGTCTGTTGAATTACGATAGACATTTTCACACAATCGCCTGATGTTCCCAATGaggttttgtttttcaaaaataatttagaCAGTGTTCCACTTACActagctcacacacacacacaaacaaactcagaattgtggaACAGTCGACGTTGCTGTAGCAATAAAATACCAAAAATGATGCTCGAGGGATGTCAGCCGTTTTATTCAGGGCATTTTGATGGTCTTTATTTCCATTGTTCAAAGCACTAATTGTTATTTTGGAATGCCTGAAATGATCTGTAAAGTGTATATAAACTTCCTATAAAAAGTGAGTGGTCTTTCATGGTCTATATTTTCAATATGTTGTCTGTCGGAATGAAATATCTGGTCTGGACACGCGCGCGTGTGTTCGCGTTGGGATTTAGCGTGTTTGTACTCGCTCGGCCACCGTACTGCAAACACGTGTGAAGCTTGCGCTGTTCCTCTGTTTGGAGTTTGTAAGTTACTGCTTAAATACATCCTGTAACGGCATCGTTCATTGGTCAGGTAAGTGTAAGACTGGGTAAAACGTACGTTACGTTTGTATTAAGTATGTTTTGCTACCGTTAGCATCATGTTTGAATGAGCGTTATAACGCTGAATGTTTACGCGTTCCCTTGTCATTTTGTTATGAAGGATCTGTTATAATGAGTGACAGCGAGGATGATGTGCCTCAGCTCTCCGCCGCGACGCTCGCAGCGCTGCAAGAGTTTTACGCCGAGAGTGGAAGGACGGGACTGGAACAAAACTCCATCAAGACCGACAAGTTCTGCGTTGGTGCTGTAGAGGAAGACTGGGTACAGTACATGCATTAGAAGTGTCTTGCGTGGTGATTGTTGTAACAAGTAGGCTATATATCTGAGATCGGTAACCAgctcatgtgtttgtgtgatcaGGGTATGAGTCAGTTCTGGTACAGTGAAGACACGGCTATACGGTTAGCAGAGGAAGTCATGCAGCAGGCTGGAGAACATGGGAGGTTGGTCTCGAGCGCCTTTGGCCAGGTTTTACAGATGGGTGTTCACTACCGTTGATTCATTTATGGCCTTGACCGCAGGTTACCTCAATACACCAGTAGGAGGCGACaactgagtgtttttttttgttttttaattgtgcTGTGAGCGAAAACATTCACTCAACCAATTCATTAAAACAAGTCGATCCTAGGCATGGAAAAACTCATATGTAATTAACATTTACATGTAATTGATATCATATCCCGTTGAGAGGGAAAACACtatacatttcattatttttgaagaaaaaaaaaactgaccagTATAAATTACTGCTTCATCATGTTTCCCCTCTctctcaaatatttttttcctggCTTGTAGAATAGCTTGTATAAACATTGTGAAATTTGACAGCTTGACCTCCCCCTTCTACAGGAGTCACACAAGTGTTGTTTTTTGCAATCAAAACACCAACTTTAGCCAAAGTGTGACTAGTTGTGCTTCGCTGAGTGTGCTGTAAATTGGTTAACtaaatgacaaaacatttaacatttttaaatgtacttctatatacatgcatttaaaagtttgagtttttatgattttaaaagaagTGTGAATGAACCAGTGAAATGTTTTGGCAATTTGAAATAGCGGTTTTCTATTTGATTATAACTTACaaattttaattgatttctgtgatggcaaagctgaattttcagtagtcattactccagtctttagtctcacatgatccttcagaaatcattctaatatgctgatttggtgctcaagaaacatttattataaatgttgaaaacagttgtgcaaaccataacattgaaaataacttttacgtcgttacaaaagatttctctcactttttatccatttaataaatcctttctgaataagttttcattctttaaaaaaaaaaaaaaaaaaagtcttactgaccccaatatATATTACTGCTCCATTGTGTCCCCTCTCACTCCAATGTGTTTTTTCTTGGTTTGTAGGATAGCTTGTATAAGTGCACCAAGTGTGTATCAGAAGCTGAAGCAGTTGGAATCCACGAGGTCAGACAGTGTGTCTGCTGTTTTGCTGGAGTTTGACCGACGTTTCGCAGCATATGGAGAGGAGTTTGTTTTTTATGATTACAACAACCCTCTGTGCCTGCCTGAGGATCTGCTTCCTCAGAGCTTTGACATTGTCATTGCAGACCCTCCATATCTGTCTGAAGAGTGTCTCAGCAAGGTGGCACTCACCATTAAATACCTCACTAAGGACAAAATCCTGCTCTGCACAGGCAAGTggaaatgaatatatataatatgtacatatataatgtTGCAGATTTTTGAGAAGAAAGACATGTCTTGTTCATGTTCACCTTTGGCTTATTCTTATAGGAGCTATTATGGAGGAGCTTACTGGGAAACTTATGGATTTGAAGATGTGCAGTTTTTTACCAAAACACAATCACAATCTGGCCAATGAGTTCCGCTGCTATGTTAACTATGAATCAAGCCTTCTCTCATGAAAAAGGCTTTCAATCTGACAACATTTGAACATTGTTTTTTCCAATCAAACATCAGCAGATGATTATTTGGAACAGTAAATACTCTCACTCCAAGAGGTCCATAGCAGGATCCAGATATTACAGCGGAGGATTTGATCTGCGATCAGTCTTTGATTATACTTTGGCTGACTTGCATTGTCAATTGCACACCCAGCTTTCTGGCATAAAATTGAAGCAAACAATCTCAGACAGTTTAACTTTGTTTCAATGTATAAAATAGGCTTGAAgtgaatgttttaaatgcatttgtatataatatactatacGCTAGACTTGTGCGATATCAGTGttcttgtcattttaataaagtaatcaTAGGAGGACTGACTCAAAGTCATGCTAAATATGTCGTCTTGTAAAGGATATCCTTGTTTGCCTTTAACGGAAGCATTTCTAATGATTTTCTGTATACTTGAACACATCTGAACGGTATTTGGTTATCTAACACCATGATGCTGACTGGCTTCCTCAAAGTACTTTGGATtagaaaatgtttgtattttggcACAGAAAGTTTTCCTTTTGCTTGGCACTGCAGACTAGAATCTGCAGCTGCGAGAGCAAGTTCTGTCTTAAGTTTTTCCTTTCAccaactgaaagaaaaaatgaaggcaacaaaaatgacacagaaaaactaaaagtttaaaatggATCAGTTCTTTCTGAAGGTACTGGAATTTTTAGACGATACTCTTTTCACGCTTGGCTTGCccttctgtgtttttctgtctttttccaACAATGGCACACAAGTACAACCCACGGCGATGGACACGTAGCTCTCCGTGTAGGAATGCCGGCCCCCGACGCACGAGCCGGTCCGGCGCAGTATGACGGTCGGCATGAACACTGGAGTGCTGCGGAAGCGCTCACTTTCCTCCCCGTTCGGTCCGCTCAGGCATCCCTTACACAAACAGTACGCCTCCGGGAGATATCGAGGGTACCTCGCTGGATCATGGGAGATTCTTGGATGaacaataatgaaaaaagttatttttcttgcaGACAAAAAGGCGAGGAATCAAATCGCACAGGATTGGAGTCGGGAACACACAGTCGAACTGGCTCTTCTTTAGAActgaattattttcatgacCGAAACAAAATCGATTCCCGATTGAATGATTCTTATGACTCGGTGCATCAAAACACGTGTGAATCAGGCGTTACGGTTATTGAATTAATCTGATTTACCGAACCGTATGTTATTATTTTAGCCATCTGTGACTCGAAATAACACACAAATTGTGGTGTCGatatatttaagattttttttggtAGTTTTTCATGACGTTATTGATTTAAAGTACACACGAGTAgcctatttttttaatgaagtgaTTTTATAAAAAGAATTAACGAATGAACtgttaacatttttgtttgtatttttagagTCCAATTGCTGCATTGCATTCATGCCGCCTTCAAGTCCAAAAAATATTTCTTCCTCATAAACACTAAATGGTTAAGCTATTTAGTATTCCGATCCTAGTCTTCTCAGTTTCGGGGTCCTACCTGTACGCCCAGGGCGAGAGGCTGAGGAAGTTGACAGGGGTGCGCGGTTTGTCGCGCGCTAGGCGAGACGCTGATTGACAGGTCAGATTGTGTCGCTCTGGAGGCGCGAGCTGCAGGGTGTGATGAAACGCGCTGAGAACCCCGACCGAAAGTCTCCCGAACAtctgctccaaaatctcctccGGTAAGTCCAGACAGGAGCGAGTCATCGGTGCTCTCCTGGACACCTTCGGTCCCCGTTCACCCGGCGCGCTGCCGCAACACCACAGCAACACCAACACAAGCGTCGACGCAAACCGACCGCACATTTCAGATTACACCGTGTCTAAACGCGCTTTACTGTCGGGAAGGGATCGCTGGAAAAGATAAAGTAAATCCCTGGAGAGCTCTTAAACCGACCTACAGACACAACACCAGTTGTTGCATAAAGCTGCTCATCCGTCCGTCCCGTAAATGCGCTCAGGATACTTGACTCCAGATATTGGGCGGACTGTTTGATACTGAATAATGATCATGCTCTGCTTGAGCTGATGTGAAAAATTCactttcatgattttttttttttctggaacgTTCTGTATtccttttatatatttaagagaTTGAATCATTAGATGCCAAAGAAAAGTCTATACTgtactttaatattttacacttaCATCTTTACCATCACTGTATGCAGATAGTACAAAAGTTGATGTCTTTACAATgcacaaaatgaatgaaataaataatttgtaataaactgtattatccctaaatgtattattacaaaatatagtAAAGCATAATGAAATGAGATATAAGATGCCTGGAAAAGAATTTGTACTTTAGTACTACTAAAAATACAGTACtacaaaaatacagacaaattTAGTGGCTTGGCATATATCAGATATTCCACTGAATTGATATCCGTTGCACACATCACTCAGGCAGTAAGTCATCTCCCAGCTCTTCATCAGCAAACTCATCTTCCTCAGTGCGTTTCCTCGCTGCAGTTTTCGGTCTCTGCATTTGAGGCCCCAAAGGATCGACATACGAAGCATCTAAAATGATGAATACGATGCATTTTAATAAGCACAGACCAGGCCAGAAGCTTTCTTTCTGTACTGAAAAATTAAGTATTCTACCACAATTGTATCTTTACTAGACTGTTTATCAGTCACAAATGATGACTACTGTTATTTCTCACCTATTTCCTGCTGGGTGCTGGCCTCATACGGCTCATTGGATCCTGGAAGAGTTTTCAGTTTAACGCTAAGCCTCTCACCCTTGGCGCTGGTGCCATGGTTGCTCTGTCCACTGTCTGAGAAAACACATCCAAAAGAGCCAGCGTTGAACTTCTTGAACTTTATTGAGTGAGAGTTATTTTTACAGTAGTGTCTGGTCAGATTCTTCtgaacaaaagaggaaaaaaaaaaaggctttcgCATTTGACTTGCCACTATCAACAATGTAAGCCATGCTTAAATGCTACGACAAAACAAATGTTAGAGAATGctgataaacaaaacaaaaagcatgacAAACAGCTCCAGCTTGCACTTGAAGCAACGTTTACGTGACACTAGAATCCTAATTAAAGTGAGTTCACTCTGCAACCATATGACTTGCATTATGGAAAGCATTTGTGTTGCATAAAGACAACGGCACACAGCTGCATTTCACATCTCGGCTGTGACGACAGGAACAGAGCGCTGAGGGGCAGATGTGAGACCGGAGTTTCGCAGGCAGGTAACTACATTTAACCGTCCCAAAACACAAAGGCATTCAAATGAAAAACGTATTTTTCCTATCATGTATACCTGACTGAGGAATCAAGCCAgaatcaaaataaacatttatcacacataaaacaaaaagctaAATAAACACTGCCTCTG from the Onychostoma macrolepis isolate SWU-2019 chromosome 09, ASM1243209v1, whole genome shotgun sequence genome contains:
- the eef1akmt1 gene encoding EEF1A lysine methyltransferase 1 gives rise to the protein MSDSEDDVPQLSAATLAALQEFYAESGRTGLEQNSIKTDKFCVGAVEEDWGMSQFWYSEDTAIRLAEEVMQQAGEHGRIACISAPSVYQKLKQLESTRSDSVSAVLLEFDRRFAAYGEEFVFYDYNNPLCLPEDLLPQSFDIVIADPPYLSEECLSKVALTIKYLTKDKILLCTGAIMEELTGKLMDLKMCSFLPKHNHNLANEFRCYVNYESSLLS
- the il17d gene encoding interleukin-17D, with amino-acid sequence MCGRFASTLVLVLLWCCGSAPGERGPKVSRRAPMTRSCLDLPEEILEQMFGRLSVGVLSAFHHTLQLAPPERHNLTCQSASRLARDKPRTPVNFLSLSPWAYRISHDPARYPRYLPEAYCLCKGCLSGPNGEESERFRSTPVFMPTVILRRTGSCVGGRHSYTESYVSIAVGCTCVPLLEKDRKTQKGKPSVKRVSSKNSSTFRKN